The proteins below come from a single Pichia kudriavzevii chromosome 2, complete sequence genomic window:
- a CDS encoding uncharacterized protein (PKUD0B04650; similar to Saccharomyces cerevisiae YGR098C (ESP1); ancestral locus Anc_3.441), translated as MCSDVALTKFGTLVEKIKSSNHSDNLEDSLAIIIIDIIHQTGQVSNEIIEQYNTIMEECNTDSEFKKNNETLDLNLQILDYLIANYNFQIDCKLKFFCITFQMFLRLQSIQPGILTVEEIIRYTATSTKINDVPTFIRLKTNLLQLLVQKNDEIQMYTKDIVNSYNHESEIYLLLLKEKSNVFIYDLLAMVFIKLSVVTKTVYRLTFLVIATIYSILSSEFKPQLLHKLAKDGSKMFDKSSGLVYRFTAKEFFHLCKMCQQRGITINDLKQLIAKFSLEEDKQHMNIPWSTLTFVDKKNSTDILHSFENMNISEGLLSTVTERPASELLSSKSFISTLEHTINNIDFTNVSVYTSLSKLIVFVANNISYSKYILKLFDIVTLKFKNMKCTESNFSFIQLNLKRMAHSVVALNDTKRVINFLRLFYNFGNNLLKQNSELALTFWELFVYTDMHLAGSAESKLSTKRITTASNLTLTTNDAKTALLIQLMYIKNRLSRISKLLTCNLLLKKEYDSCLKIVTQCLIHDNALLTQILQYTSKDILSVSIYLNVIELVEDSNAPMKEGFISSIVLLLKENLRDTGLFLYFLSHVSTIVHFPISFKSTTLAFSEDSAVFEYQDLVISHLYILQTFSNSIDASEIVLKSYHLLSRWVLQTDTCFSDYEFTVLQTLYEALNYNEIYKYSKMIINIYLKKRRNSLDPDQKKLLQMYLIDAHIKGEFSAKMDIPQLEVIGLSSYNSLDLCLSILEVKIRRDDKLTNDVINAIYLELSQNPVFKIQKQTDKYKAIHLLLMYAKFCKLVGLSNKIDHLNAVVNINRAVAILQSLFKNFLLAGPDVPPLNTNFKSILKMKFSSEMLQCYNSLLRRYSTLGLGKEFDSYLRELDIFIKLQPSINLQYSYNLVLTEFSLFKNAFEDAKKYYSLASRYEKSIFSDCNLCVTIYALAVSENLARRTNDTENVKAISKKLDNFMFNYFNTSNVDHQHSEVIKAWITALKRRYEYPHDGDLDDYKYEFDPMVREIVDYHNYMKEFKVNTFYASSCYPMLNEIIIKTTFNPMTTKLKLCNKGLIENFKECSSNHSTEVTKYTLDMAFSSFLALLKNDNCSKVDEELTQIININDHFKSISLRWDKQFSKLTNKTKCFLPEISTLSDFGFTQMKKINLKSLMPKDWVAISIDYVLPTNSLMIIRFDPRFENPLFINICLDLVGTDNSFGNVAEKLRQIIIKSDNTTMTDVTSKVKTHDEKIEWWNSRKLLDQQLEDTLSIIDSEWFGGFNSIFQAIHVNEHDFRAIKGEVKTLLSEYLTKKNIKLDPCQLENVHDGIYRLFLKINKVNAQKVADLLYFIIMHIYPRFDLGKNELIDLGKHLVRKIDSIKQNNVLSNEDDVKHVVLVLGSRCVNIPWESIPSLRKKSVSRMPSLIQLQDYLIKYKNYIDSGIDACKGFYVINPGGDLKRTEKTLAPKFKHLDGWDGVVGEPPEEMQILNCFNEANLFIYAGHGGGEQYVRSKNIKSRDTIPPSLLLGCSSGTMKGDGYVQPYGTAYNYINGGCPMLLVNLWDVTDKDIDMFTISVLTKWGFFVDYDSFDMFDLTAENRTLPECVAASRDVCKLKYLNGAAPIVYGLPLKLQSM; from the coding sequence ATGTGCAGCGATGTTGCGTTAACTAAATTTGGCACTTTagtggaaaaaataaagtcgTCAAATCATTCAGACAACTTGGAAGACTCCCTTGCCATCATAATAATTGATATAATACATCAAACGGGTCAAGTAAGCAATGAAATAATTGAACAGTACAATACCATTATGGAAGAATGTAATACTGATAGTGAATTTAAGAAGAACAATGAAACACTGGATTTAAACTTACAAATACTAGACTATTTGATTGCAAATtacaattttcaaattgattgtaaactgaaatttttttgcATTACTTTCCAGATGTTTCTACGCCTACAAAGTATTCAGCCAGGCATACTCACCGTTGAGGAAATAATCAGATACACTGCTACAAGCACTAAAATTAATGATGTTCCTACTTTTATACGCCTGAAAACCAATTTGTTACAACTTCTTGTACAAAAAAACGatgaaattcaaatgtATACTAAGGATATCGTGAACAGTTATAATCATGAATCTGAGATCTACCTACTACTactaaaagaaaaatcaaacgTCTTCATCTACGACTTGCTGGCTATGGTTTTCATAAAGTTGTCGGTTGTTACCAAAACTGTCTATAGGCTCACATTTTTAGTGATTGCTACTATTTACAGTATATTATCTTCGGAATTCAAGCCCCAGCTTCTTCACAAGCTTGCAAAAGATGGCAGTAAAAtgtttgataaatcaaGCGGGCTAGTTTATCGCTTTACGGCAAAGgagttttttcatttgtgTAAAATGTGTCAGCAACGAGGCATAACAATAAATGACCTAAAACAGCTGATAGCTAAATTCTCccttgaagaagataaacAGCATATGAACATACCTTGGAGTACCCTAACATTTGTTGACAAGAAAAATTCTACGGACATTTTGCACTCCTTTGAGAATATGAACATATCAGAAGGTCTATTATCTACCGTGACCGAACGTCCCGCGTCGGAGTTACTCTCGAGCAAATCCTTTATCAGCACTTTGGAGCATACAATTAATAACATTGACTTCACCAATGTGTCGGTGTATActtctttatcaaaactaaTTGTCTTTGTTGCAAATAATATAAGTTACTCAAAGTATATATTAAAACTTTTTGACATTGTTACGTTGAAGTTTAAGAATATGAAATGTACTGAATCtaacttttcatttattcAGTTGAATTTAAAGAGGATGGCTCACTCAGTGGTGGCCCTTAATGATACTAAAAGGGTTATTAACTTCCTACGATTATTCTAcaactttggaaataaCTTGTTGAAACAAAACTCTGAACTAGCATTGACATTCTGGGAATTATTTGTTTATACAGACATGCACCTAGCTGGATCTGCAGAATCAAAGCTCTCTACTAAAAGGATCACTACAGCTAGTAACTTGACACTAACAACTAATGATGCAAAGACTGCCTTATTGATACAGCTGATGTACATCAAGAACAGGCTAAGTAGAATATCAAAGCTTCTAACTTGCAACttgttattaaaaaaaGAGTATGACTCTTGCTTGAAAATTGTTACTCAGTGTCTTATTCATGATAATGCTTTACTAACACAAATTTTGCAATATACAAGCAAAGACATACTTTCAGTTTCAATTTACTTGAACGTGATAGAGCTAGTTGAGGATTCAAATGCACCTATGAAGGAAGGTTTTATAAGTTCTATAGTCCTCTTACTGAAAGAAAATTTACGTGACACTGGTTTgttcctttattttttatctCATGTCTCTACTATCGTGCATTTCCCTATCAGCTTCAAGAGTACAACATTAGCTTTCAGTGAAGACTCTGCTGTGTTTGAGTATCAAGATTTAGTCATTTCACATTTATACATACTTCAAACATTTTCTAATTCAATTGACGCTTCTGAAATTGTGTTGAAAAGTTATCACCTACTTTCAAGGTGGGTTTTACAAACAGATACATGCTTTTCTGACTATGAATTTACTGTTCTTCAAACGCTTTATGAGGCACTGAATTACAATGAGATCTataaatattcaaaaatgataatCAATATATACCTTAAAAAACGAAGAAATTCTCTTGACCCTGATCAAAAAAAGCTACTACAAATGTATTTAATAGATGCACATATTAAGGGTGAGTTTTCTGCCAAAATGGATATACCACAATTGGAAGTTATTGGCCTATCAAGTTACAACTCATTAGACTTATGTCTAAGTATACTGGAAGTTAAGATTAGAAGGGATGATAAACTAACAAATGATGTCATTAATGCCATATATCTAGAACTTTCCCAGAACCCAGTCTttaaaattcaaaagcAGACAGATAAATACAAGGCAATACATCTCTTGCTTATGTATGCAAAGTTTTGCAAATTAGTTGGACTAAGTAATAAAATTGATCATTTGAATGCTGTGGTTAATATAAATAGAGCCGTTGCGATATTACAATCTCTATTTAAAAATTTCCTTCTGGCTGGACCTGATGTCCCTCCTCTTAATACAAATTTTAAGTCAATCctaaaaatgaaattttcGTCTGAAATGCTACAATGTTACAATTCACTACTTAGAAGGTACTCGACTTTAGGACTGGGAAAAGAATTTGATAGTTACTTGCGTGAATTAgacattttcatcaaactACAGCCTTCTATCAACTTGCAATACAGCTACAATCTGGTATTAACTGAATTCAGTCTATTCAAAAATGCGTTTGAGGATGCTAAAAAGTACTACTCGTTAGCAAGCCGATATgagaaatcaattttttcagaCTGTAACCTCTGTGTTACAATATATGCATTGGCGGTTTCGGAAAACCTTGCACGTAGAACAAACGATACAGAGAATGTCAAGGCTATATCGAAGAAGCTAGACAACTTTATGTTCAATTATTTTAACACAAGCAACGTAGATCATCAACATTCCGAAGTCATCAAAGCTTGGATTACAGCTTTAAAAAGAAGGTACGAATATCCACACGATGGAGACTTAGATGATTATAAGTACGAATTTGATCCCATGGTGAGAGAGATTGTTGATTATCATAACTACATGAAGGAGTTTAAAGTAAATACATTTTATGCCTCTTCCTGCTACCCTATGCTTAATGAAATTATAATCAAGACAACATTTAATCCAATGACcacaaaattgaaactgtGTAACAAAGGtttaattgaaaacttcaagGAGTGCTCTTCGAACCATTCAACAGAAGTGACAAAATACACTCTAGATATGGCTTTTAGTAGCTTTCTTGCACTGCTAAAAAATGATAACTGCTCAAAGGTTGATGAAGAGCTAACCCAAATTATTAATATAAACGACCACTTTAAATCAATCTCATTGAGATGGGACAAACAATTTTCAAAGCTCACCAACAAAACTAAATGTTTTCTACCCGAAATTAGCACCCTTTctgattttggttttacacaaatgaagaagataaacCTAAAATCACTCATGCCCAAGGATTGGGTTGCCATTTCTATTGACTATGTGTTACCTACAAATAGCTTAATGATTATAAGGTTCGACCCAAGGTTCGAAAATCCGCTTTTTATTAACATATGTTTAGACTTAGTGGGGACTGATAATTCCTTTGGTAACgttgctgaaaaattgCGGCAAATTATTATAAAAAGTGATAATACTACAATGACTGATGTGACTAGTAAGGTGAAGACTCATGATGAGAAGATAGAATGGTGGAATTCCAGGAAATTATTAGATCAACAGCTAGAGGACACTCTCTCAATAATAGATTCAGAATGGTTTGGTGGATTCAATTCGATTTTTCAAGCTATCCATGTTAATGAACATGACTTTAGGGCCATTAAAGGTGAAGTAAAAACTTTACTTTCCGAATATTtaacaaaaaagaacatCAAACTCGATCCTTGTCAACTGGAAAACGTACATGACGGAATTTACCGACTATTTTTAAAGATCAATAAGGTAAATGCTCAAAAAGTTGCAGATTTACTATATTTTATTATCATGCACATATACCCCCGTTTTGACTTAGGGAAAAACGAACTTATTGATCTTGGAAAGCATCTTGTAAGAAAGATCGACTCTATAAAGCAAAATAACGTTCTTTccaatgaagatgatgttAAGCACGTTGTTTTGGTTCTTGGTTCAAGGTGTGTCAATATACCATGGGAGTCGATTCCCtcattgaggaaaaaatcagTTTCAAGAATGCCATCCTTGATTCAGTTACAAGAttatttgatcaaatataaaaattACATTGATAGCGGTATTGATGCGTGTAAAGGGTTTTACGTCATTAATCCTGGTGGggatttgaaaagaacCGAAAAAACTCTTGCTCCTAAGTTTAAACACTTAGACGGTTGGGATGGTGTGGTAGGTGAACCACCTGAAGAAATGCAGATATTGAATTGCTTTAATGAAGCCAACCTATTTATATATGCAGGGCATGGTGGTGGGGAGCAATATGTAAGATcgaaaaatatcaaatccAGAGATACCATTCCACCATCATTGTTACTAGGGTGTTCATCAGGCACCATGAAAGGCGATGGTTATGTCCAACCTTATGGAACTGCCTACAATTACATCAACGGAGGTTGCCCTATGCTTTTGGTAAATTTGTGGGATGTTACAGATAAGGATATTGATATGTTTACTATTTCGGTATTGACTAAATGGGggttttttgttgattatgATTCTTTTGATATGTTTGATTTAACCGCAGAAAACCGCACGCTTCCTGAATGTGTTGCTGCATCAAGAGATGTATGTAAGCTGAAATATTTGAACGGGGCAGCACCTATTGTGTATGGGCTACCTTTGAAACTGCAGAGCATGTAA
- a CDS encoding uncharacterized protein (PKUD0B04630; Pfam Domains: Flavin_Reduct(1.9e-15)), translating into MPHERVFRVFNSVKTFKRGFFTESYLPPVEEFKNAMSTVGSQAMILTASFSGDLDVTKMHGTTLSSVSSLTVYPEPVLQFNIQVPSATSSSIHQNKYLALHILSPSSDSVKLARNFSLGSRFINMQMNSDNTNAERKHTTPFERIDKQEWELFEDVIQNDRPDSFHLDPKLHLPVLTKNSERILICEKYKVFQIYNHEIWTCKVKDILINVHEDHKTGGLLYFNRNFHFVGNPLVDPNTKKD; encoded by the exons ATGCCCCATGAAAGGGTCTTTCGGGTGTTCAATTCTGTGAAAACATTCAAACGTGGGTTCTTCACAGAATCATACTTGCCAccagttgaagaatttaagAATGCCATGTCCACTGTTGGATCCCAAG CCATGATTCTGACAGCATCATTTTCTGGGGACCTTGATGTCACCAAAATGCATGGAACTACCCTATCATCGGTCAGTTCTTTAACGGTTTATCCTGAACCTGTTCTTCAATTTAATATACAAGTCCCGTCTGCAACATCTAGCTCTATACATCAGAATAAATATCTGGCCTTGCATATTCTAAGTCCGTCTTCTGATAGTGTAAAATTAGCAAGAAATTTTAGTTTAGGTTCTAGATTTATCAACATGCAGATGAATTCGGATAACACCAATGCTGAGCGAAAACATACCACACcgtttgaaagaattgataAGCAAGAATGGGAATTATTTGAGGACGTTATACAAAATGACCGACCCGACTCTTTCCATCTGGACCCAAAACTACATTTACCAGTTTTAACGAAAAACTCGGAACGTATCCTTATTTGTGAGAAGTATAAAGTGTTTCAGATCTACAACCATGAAATATGGACGTGTAAGGTCAAAGATATTTTAATCAATGTGCACGAGGACCATAAAACGGGTGGATTATTGTATTTTAACAGAAACTTTCATTTCGTCGGAAATCCGCTAGTTGACCCtaatacaaaaaaagattga
- a CDS encoding uncharacterized protein (PKUD0B04620; similar to Saccharomyces cerevisiae YGR089W (NNF2); ancestral locus Anc_3.425): MSAPPEKGNTAPHKRNFSSGNNSNSGTNNILTDNNQHDKSHIHPNVSYESLARKMSKKTNRYIMSSLPSYPLLDTFSLLCILVIFPHWLSAIIMILYVFLGHPDFLEIILAIFLKHRLNRNSPTHLAPRAQRAKTFSFLQLVIYLVFDASIMAMMFLFTPYTVPYIILLAKSFLASNLISLRNRYILDAFISCSLLILLESTSLYIIRHFEIFRGDSLLSLTSDYSSAEILYPLYYSSPASVTKTLIYYLSFNRFGQNSAFMFRMEYAVQFLHSTFSLYIILHNLNPIFRKVQLVDKLICLIQDYIISAPNDDIDLSYSTNEKSHLFQSSSMSKGQNVFIIPKEISCAPLPTLRSHIMTVDESEDENARTLDEVINSKLKQDIDEGIQSDAVYGVNVGDNIENRESNTETGIPMHFPEDHQVLNLNDVSSPGYVVAQNFENFCRMIWSSTSNLLYISRTPSLKVNDFTTNSTNNATNSVGINKKTLSHKRSFGKLKNNTNIPPSSNVEKRVKVNLLKYQQPLWTFFNAMRAMFSRYDIYSGDYYSQNAMVTTGNGAEDYARSINSSSQCFIWFTGETTLVFELHNISLEQLLIKVNGIIWEHVSSCAFFGREMIIINGLSPLSQYDIDFVKITLKGELVHLTTTTVSTVFQNKIVTESTSSSPLSTLQRSVVTTQEAIEREKARLKKLKSDWKKKAAQLKADIENLNSRNKPSDESRNYKKLDSLRQAITKSDTEAALLSKEGERVRLLQTELEENFMEAKRHHEVVLRLYNKAQNDAKVEVSKIESKISASRAEKNQLLIKKEKIISKKLRIHHDVELLNNELESLRKTEIALRVERRKIRSIQREEKYNLLVKDIETVLNSLKMKALNDFGV; this comes from the coding sequence ATGTCTGCTCCACCGGAAAAGGGGAATACCGCTCCTCACAAACGAAATTTTAGTTCTGGGAACAATAGCAATAGCGGAACAAACAATATTTTGACTGATAACAATCAACATGACAAATCACACATCCATCCAAACGTTTCCTATGAATCATTAGCACGGAAAATGAGTAAGAAGACCAATAGATATATTATGTCGTCACTTCCATCTTATCCATTGCTTGATACTTTTTCCTTGCTTTGcattttggtgatttttCCACATTGGTTGAGCGCCATCATTATGATCCTCTATGTTTTCCTCGGCCATCCTGACTTCCTTGAAATTATACTAGCAATATTTCTTAAGCATAGACTAAATAGGAACTCACCAACCCATTTGGCACCAAGAGCTCAAAGGGCAAAAACTTTTTCGTTTTTACAACTAGTTATTTACCTAGTCTTTGACGCTTCCATCATGGCAATGATGTTCTTGTTTACGCCATATACTGTACCatatattattttattaGCAAAATCATTTTTAGCAAGTAACTTAATATCTTTGAGGAACAGGTACATATTAGATGCTTTTATATCATGTTCACTGCTAATATTGTTGGAGTCAACATCGTTATACATTATTAGgcattttgaaattttccGTGGTGACTCTCTTTTATCTCTGACTTCTGACTACTCTTCCGCTGAAATATTATATCCCCTTTATTATTCATCCCCAGCAAGTGTTACAAAAACTTTAATTTACTATTTATCATTCAACAGATTTGGTCAGAATTCCGCTTTTATGTTTCGAATGGAATATGCTGTACAGTTTTTACATTCCACATTTTCCTTGTATATAATTTTGCACAACTTGAATCCTATTTTCAGGAAAGTTCAATTGGTTGATAAACTTATATGTTTGATTCAGGATTACATCATATCTGCtccaaatgatgatattgatcTTAGTTATTCTACCAATGAGAAAAGCCATTTATTTCAGTCAAGTAGCATGTCCAAAGGTCAAAATGTTTTTATAATACCTAAGGAAATATCATGTGCTCCTTTACCAACATTAAGATCCCACATAATGACTGTAGATGaatctgaagatgaaaatgctaGAACTTTAGATGAAGTCATCAATAGCAAATTAAAGCAAGACATTGATGAAGGTATACAAAGTGATGCTGTTTATGGGGTCAATGTTGGTGATAATATTGAGAATAGGGAGTCGAATACAGAAACAGGAATTCCGATGCACTTTCCTGAGGATCATCAGGTTCTGAATTTGAACGACGTATCATCACCTGGGTACGTAGTTGCACAAAACTTTGAGAATTTTTGTCGCATGATTTGGTCTTCAACTTCGAATTTGCTTTACATCTCCAGAACTCCTTCTCTAAAGGTTAACGATTTTACAACGAACTCTACTAATAATGCAACAAATTCTGTTGGcataaataaaaaaacacTTTCTCATAAAAgaagttttggaaaacttaAGAATAACACAAATAttcctccttcttcaaatgttgaaaagcGAGTCAAAGtcaatcttttgaaatatcaacaaccaTTGTGGACGTTTTTCAATGCGATGAGAGCCATGTTTTCAAGATATGACATTTATTCTGGTGATTACTACTCGCAAAATGCTATGGTTACTACGGGTAATGGAGCTGAGGATTACGCCAGAAGCATAAATTCCTCGTCTCAATGCTTCATTTGGTTCACTGGAGAAACAACACTGGTTTTTGAACTTCATAATATTAGCCTTGAACAATTACTTATCAAGGTTAATGGTATTATATGGGAACATGTTTCTTCATGTGCCTTTTTTGGTAGAGAGATGATCATCATAAATGGTTTGAGTCCCCTAAGTCAGTATGACATTGATTTCGTGAAAATCACACTGAAAGGTGAACTTGTTCATCTCACTACAACTACAGTTTCGACGGTGTTTCAGAACAAGATTGTCACAGAATCGACTAGCTCATCACCCTTATCTACATTGCAGAGATCGGTTGTGACTACTCAAGAAGCAATCGAGCGAGAAAAAGCTAGATTGAAAAAGCTAAAGTCTgattggaagaagaaagcTGCTCAATTGAAAGCAGATATAGAAAACTTGAATAGTCGGAATAAGCCGTCGGATGAAAGTAGAAACTACAAAAAGCTTGACAGTCTGCGCCAGGCGATTACTAAGTCAGATACAGAAGCTGCTCTTTTATCCAAAGAGGGAGAGCGTGTTAGATTATTGCAAAcagaacttgaagaaaactttaTGGAAGCGAAAAGGCACCACGAGGTTGTTCTGCGTTTGTACAACAAAGCTCAGAATGATGCTAAAGTTGAAGTATCTAAAATTGAGTCCAAAATTAGTGCTTCTCGTGCTGAGAAAAACCAactattgataaaaaaagagaagattatttcaaagaaacttcGCATTCATCATGACGTTGAACTTTTAAACAATGAACTTGAAAGCTTGAggaaaactgaaattgcTCTTAGGGTGGAGCGAAGGAAAATCAGAAGTAtccaaagagaagagaagTATAATTTGTTGGtaaaagatattgaaacaGTTTTGAATAGCTTGAAGATGAAAGCCTTGAATGATTTTGGTGTATag
- a CDS encoding uncharacterized protein (PKUD0B04640): MLSCNSVSHRAIRIYRSYSISGRSYTLSADSSAESAQSSFLRPLKDPPRRTSKWKMISDRERVQSYKCLEKTAIAHILSSPPRMLHVARIVIPRDFLVPLRVMENPIRGEASVFPYIIAPYHPDDLKVPEDPVLYYANSISLFESYNNKETTGTHTVPLQKLTIYNNMYPNIKVHKHVGWNIDTHKVIEQIYVDLLKHELEKCEVFEELMPSSVSCLDLVYIDSKEYLFMGEERMQLNLFTMLQHSPEIIELLKGKFKTNIIPINSSTDNLNRILIRYSMFLNN, translated from the coding sequence ATGCTGTCATGTAATTCGGTGAGTCATAGAGCAATACGAATATACAGATCATATTCTATTTCTGGAAGAAGCTATACACTCAGTGCGGACTCAAGTGCCGAATCAGCACAAAGCTCTTTCTTACGTCCCCTGAAGGATCCACCGAGACGGACATCTAAGTGGAAAATGATATCCGATAGAGAAAGAGTTCAAAGCTACAAGTGTCTAGAAAAAACCGCTATTGCTCATATCTTGAGCTCACCTCCACGGATGTTACATGTAGCTAGGATTGTTATTCCACGTGACTTCTTAGTGCCACTAAGAGTTATGGAGAATCCAATACGGGGAGAAGCTAGCGTATTCCCGTACATTATTGCTCCATATCACCCTGATGATCTCAAGGTTCCCGAAGATCCAGTGTTATATTATGCAAACTCCATAAGTTTATTTGAAAGCTACAATAACAAGGAAACCACCGGGACACACACTGTACCTTTACAAAAACTTACCATCTATAACAATATGTATCCGAACATAAAGGTGCATAAACATGTCGGTTGGAATATTGATACTCACAAAGtaattgaacaaatttaCGTAGATTTGTTAAAGCAtgaattggagaaatgtgaagtatttgaagaactaaTGCCATCTTCtgtttcttgtttggaCTTAGTGTACATAGACTCCAAGGAGTACTTGTTTATGGGCGAAGAGAGAATGCAACTCAATTTATTCACAATGCTGCAGCATTCTCCAGAAATAATTGAATTGTTAAAAGGCAAgttcaaaacaaacattATACCAATTAACTCTTCAACAGATAACCTAAATAGAATACTCATAAGGTATTCCatgtttttgaacaattga